TGTACTAGAGACGCTTGGTATTCTATAACCATTTGTACAGTTTGAACGAAAGTCAGTCAAACACATAATAGCTACGGGTTTCAAAAAGAGCCCACATGTCACGTCACTCAATGCTACTTTATTAGCGATTCATAACTAGACGAAGAAACATTGAAATCTGGCAGTAAGGTTTCGACAAATATGAACTCCTAAATCATGTTGAGTTGATAAACATATTTCTTagaggctgccactatttcataGGAATAATCGTACGGTGGAAGCTACTGTATATACCAGAAAACACTATTTTCTTGTTAATTTGActtttatgttataaaatagtAACCAAAACCCAACCTAGATCTAAATTTTAATCTGAATCTAATTTCAATTACACCTGAAGTAATTAGAATCAACAATTTGCATACCTGTTCTCTAAACTTAATAGCATATCTTTAACACGTGATCTGCTTTTGGTGAAGTAATCGCTTTCTTTCTCAAAGCTATTCGAAGGCTACTTTAAGCACAGGCTACAGGCGGAATAAAGTCCACGGAATTTTTGAGTGAGTGTAATGCAAACGATATTTTGGAAAGATGAAAAAAATGGAACGAGTTTTTTACACGAGGTTACAAGTGCAACTAGTAGGAATATGAGCAGTGAGGTCGTAATGTAAAGTGTGTTAAAGAGCTTCCCAAATTTGGAGTCGCTGTCGCTACCCTGTAGAGTGTAGAGAGTCGCCCAACCAGTTTTTGGGGTCGCAAAGCGTACACTTACTTCATACAGATTACAGCAATCATTAAAGCTAAAGCAAGACATAAATCTACGTCAACACCACTATACAGTGCAATTTATCACGTGGTGTGTCCCTTTCCTACAGTGTGTCATCACTTCCTGCATAGTGTCACATATAGTTAAACGCGTTTTAGTGGTCTTGTACAAACGAAATTCATGACAAAGCAGACATCCGGAATTGAATTGAATCCTTGTGACGCAACTCGATGTGTTTCTTTGCGCTACAAAACTGAATGACTACATCGAGTCGGTCAATATATTACTTAAAGCACAGCTGAACTTAAAGTGAGGGTAGGCCCAAAATATGTTGACCTTAAAGAATAGTTGTCAGCAAGCATAGCGGGAAAAGAATGTTTCAATAGTATTTAGTGGTTAAGTTAAGCAGTTACGCTTGACTTAAATTACGCAAGACATTCTTATTACGCATGCTCAAGAAGGCTTTAACGAGTTTAACCATATACCTATTTCTTGTCGTCCACGCGAAACATTCTATCAAACATGATTCAAACAAAAGACTTCAGGTCGATTTAACTCAGGTGTACTAAACTCTGTGCGATATAATCAACACCTACGAGTTATATAATCTTGGGGTCTAATCGTACGTTAGTTGAGTTATTCTGGTTTTACTCGTCCTGGGTTGGATCGTCTCTGCCTCTATGGCTTGAATTGACCGACCACTCAACCAAAGCGTCAGGCACATAGTGACGTTTTACTTGCCGACCCTCATATCATAATTATATTGCAGATGTACGTTTTTTACGGTATGGTACAGTACGTTTTTTgggtattattttataaaaagatGTTAAATGTTTGTTATTAAACTACTAACTgtcattgaaaaatatttatccGGTATACTGACGGGACTTACTTACGGTGTACTCGTACAACCAACTATTCTTTGATATAGAGTCAACTTATTTTTGGCCCTCATTTATTATGTTATTTTGTGTATTTGGTCCTCATTTTAAGCAGTGCGCAAGCTCAATATTGAGCTACTTATCACTTCCAAACACGAAGGGTTGcgaaaacttttaataaatgtAAAGAAGACGtcagcaaaaaagtttggtaagCCCTATTCAAAGGGTTGATTAAAACGAAATACTTCCGTGTGATGGAAGTAAGTTGTGACTTACAAAGCAAAGAGAGCAGTTTCGACCTTTGGctatttaaaattgaaaaaaacataGGTTGAGccattttaaaagaaaaaaatggctCAGAAAGTGCTGTAATAAATAAGATAAgaaatgttgtaaaatatcaGAAGAGAATTTGATGCAAAATACATGCATTGAAGTCAACTTTAGATGACATTTGTTCATTTGCTCAATAATGTGTCATTCGTCTGTGTCAGTTACgcacaaaacaagtttgttaggtaaaatgtttcagttttatttgtgGTTCGATTGGGTACATTATTGCAGCAAAAGAAATTAGTTACAAAGTGAAGTCTCAAAACTTCAGAGTAACAATACAGTATGTTTATGGTAGAAAAGATGCTTACAATGTTGGCAAAAGACTTGCAAATTAGCGTTCGTGGTTCCGGGCATAACATATAGGTAACAAATCATTAAATGAACTGTGCGCAATCGTTGCTTACCGACCAAATATTGATTTGTAGTCaataatattataaataaCTTGCTTTTACAAGATTGAACTTTGTTCAACAAAACGAGTTTAAGAAGGTGTTTACTCGATGTGACAAAATAGGACAACTTCCTTTAAAATATGCGAGATGTACTGTCCGTTGCTACGAGTTAGGTAACATTCATTTGGCTGTGCTGCCCAATTTGCTTCTGGAAGTTACGTTACCCAATTTCAGACAACATTTGTAAATTCCCTTTCGTCATGTACAAAACATAGCCTAAATCTGTTTGACAGTGACAGTTTTGCTGTTTAAGAGGTAAAAAGGCAatagtaaaaattgaaattaatgaATTACCAGAGCATCGTCGTATACTGTAGAAATTATGAAAGAATAAACTGGCCAATCGATCAGGTCTGGTTGCGGAAAcgaaacaatataaattgGAAAGTGATTGTTGTAggaaaagtttgaaagtaGTTTATATACTATAGTTCTTGGTCGTCTTTCATAACTTACACAACCTTACTTACAACCTTGGCAGATCAATTTCATTGATCTACGATTCTTGAACTAAAACGTAAAATAAATCAGCAATAATTGATTATCTTGTTACATTTGGTTGTATCATCCACGTATATATGTCGTAAAGTTTGACTACGCTTCAAATAATTCCAAGTGAATAAATTGAATTATGTTGTAAGAGTGTACACCCCTTACAGTATGAAGAAATCAgtcaaaaaattacaaaattagaTGGAAAATCTCAGATGTAAATTATGTTAGTAAATAGTCTACTTTAGTCAAACTAGATTAAGTAACGTCAGATTCTAAAGCTTTATGATTATACAGAGAAATGATTTTGTAAACTCTTGGTGTCTATTAACTTGAAAACAATTACTAACTCATtgagtttttactttttgcaacAGAAATGAGTTTATAAATTACGTTTGTCAAACGAATTGTTACTGAGATTTTATTCGTGAAGAAGTATGCTGACTATAAACGAAATACTTAATCGCGTAAGAGATGAGTTACAAATTCCTGTTGAACCTATCAAAGTCTGTATCAAACCAGCGAAGGTGAGCGATAAGATGTTGACTGACAAGATACAATACCGtttggaaaagaaaaaacaacgaTATCCTCAAATTTCTTTtgacttttttaatttcattggAGGGTTCGAAATTGGAAGGTATACTGGAATCCAACTTTTGCACTTTATGCTGTCATTGCTTTGTGATGGGCATGTTCGCCGGAACGGAAACTGTGTACTGTTTAATGTTAATCAAGAGACGGCATTTGCAATTCTTGTATACGTTGATGATAAAACTCTAGAAATGGTTGTTTCGTCAGATAAGAGTAGCCCAATTGGACATTTGTTTCCTAAACTTTATGATGATAAAACATGTGAAAAATTTCCGAATGATCTCCAAGAAGCTAAAAGTTTACGCTCAGAACtgtcccaaaagttcgaaaaTTTTATGgggaaaaaattttcagaaactCTACTTTGTCCGTTTTCATCAGCATTTTTAGGAGTTTTCCTGGACATATGCAGagcttatttttatgttaatcCATatcataacaaacaaaaagagCTTCTTCAGGCTCTTCTTCCTGCCTGTGTAAAACTTGCCATTGACAGTCAACAAAGCGGAAAACTTCAAGACGTTTTGCATTACCAAAATCTTGAAACTGCAAAAGACATTATACTTGGGTAAGTCGTTAACACTGCACTCCTTGAAAGTTCTAAACTTTtccatgaaccaaatgtcttgTTTTAGATTTGATTATTCACTAATTGGACATAAACCTGGTCATAAATATACCTTCAATTCCTTATTAAACTTGTTTTGACTTAATTGGTGTCGCATTATTGATATTTCCTAGATCCATTAAGCACGACGCAGATGATTCATTCGCGGAAATAGATATACAAAAGACAATTGAAGCATTGAAGTCATTTTATGAAATACCGTTCCCTTCTCAATTATCAGAGACATCTACATCTTGAGCGAATGAGAAACGCACCAACTTTATTTTATCTGCTTtctttttttgctaggaaTGAAAACAAGAGGAATTTCAAAGATATAGTTATTTGCTTCAAATGTTTAAACACGATACCACCcacaaaatgatgaaaaccTTTTTTGGAACAGCTCCATTCTTTCATAAATTAAGGCAAACTTAATACAGCAAAACCTAACGTATAGGTTTCATAGCAGTATATTAGCTTGTAATTGACCTCCTTACTCAAATAATCTCGTAGCCTaagtaatttattttcaaatggtCATAAGGCACACCTTTATTTAGCAAAGCAGCTATAACCCTTTAATGCAATTAAGAATGTAATGTTGAATTCAGTGAGTCGAAAAACATACGACGACAGTAGTGCACGAGTAGATAAGTAAAATATCTGTTTAAAGTCTAATTGTAATCTTGGTTTAATATTTGTCTAGTTATTTGTCAAAGACctgtcaaaaattaattatacaCGTTATGCTACATAAGAGATTATATTGATTTTTCAGCATCGTGTACACAAATCTAAACCGGAATAATTCTATTGCGTACGATATAAATATGCcataaaaaagattaaaacgtCACTCAGTATAATTAGTTTACAAGGTTACGTTACACAGGCTACAAGGTTGATACATTAAGACGCTCGAGTTAAGGTAGAAATTTTGTGACAAGGTTGAAACTGCACGTAACTACTcttacagaaaagttttagcTCGAAAGTTACGGTTTAGATTGTAAAGTTTAAATAGCACAGTATAGAAGATAATATTTCTATGCGTACAATGAGTAACTGTACTTATCACTAACATACAAGTTTGACGACTGGCAGAGctgcctaaataaagaaaaatttttattgctgtttGTGCAGTGCGTACCGTGTATCGATACCGTTTAAGCGAGCAAATAAAATAGTTGAATTCTTTCAAAATAACGAAGGTCATTTAACCGGTCGCGCGTATGTTGGTTgggatcacgacatatggccgtgaacaaactcaccggcgacaactggtagtggacaactgaccggcaacaaattggccggcgatcaaattaaccgtgacgtaaactggccggcgataaaattaaccgtcgataaattggccggcgaacaaattaaccggcgacaaattggccgtcaaaaggtcaaaattctaattcactatctagtcactatccagtatgtgtattgcagtcaaggttgccactcgtagagttttttggccccttgtagggtgtagggtgaccctacgggtttttcacctttattcatagatttgctattgttacatacattttccggtctagacgagttgtttgatgttcGGGTGTTAAATGGAATGGacttatttgtcaaataacagtttgtgtaaattttagtgcccttattatgtagtgtcatatgtgttttgcagtgaacgtcttttaatgttgttactcgtatttctcgtatttccggaaatatttctgttaatttcaataaatgtttcactgtgtattaaattaaaaaaaattttttgttaaaaacaaaggaaatagttacaaacaaatatttacatatcatatactaccatcaacttaaacacaataattcagcacttgcacggtcaatttacctcccggtcaattttcattccggtaagtctgttcccggttagtttgttcgcagtcaatttacatcacagtcagtttgtttgcggtcaatttacgtcacgttcagttgtccccggtgagtttgttcgcggtcattttcccgcggccatatgtcgtggaaccatgTTGGTTATAAATTATTACCACCAGTAGCAAAGTCATCAGAGACGGTAAAGCCCCAACAACAGGGAAAATAGTATCGTTTTGCTGCTATTTAAACCCCAGCAAATAAGAATTTGGACTATTTCAGAAGAGAAAAAGATAGAGATCTTGTTAGTTAGAGACTTTAACCAGCACTTATGATTGATTAAGGttgtatttgtaaatttaaatttaactcaTTTCACTGCTTCTCATTTAGTAATTTTAAACTTCTGATATAACGAATTGTGAATCATTACCAGTGTATATGTAAACTGTGAAACGTGTTGTGTTTAGATTTTTATTATAGCCTAATGTGCGCACATGTGTGGTTGCCTGATATAATTAACTCGCCTCTGTAACTTAGTGGACGTTTTTATACGTTGTGATGTATAAAGCAAACTCTGCACACTTTGCTGGTCGGGAATTGGAATTTGGGCCTTGCTGGTCTGAAGGACATCTCTTAGGTGATcagtagggcaaccaaaagtcaatatggtcaattttttttaacctgcccagaatgttatcaaacaagcacaaaacaaatttcagctttgtacgacgtgtggtatagaagttattaggtcaaataaagtcaaaatgttacgttaggtcaaaatacggtcaaattgttgctttaggtcttttttttaggtcaaaatctattaaacttataattttgtaaccattttgtaatattattcttccgtttttctcttttcttgtaccgcaaacaattccagtgccgcaaattttacttagaaccaaagccacaaagagagggaaggcttttcagcgcgtttggtgacgtcacgatgtgacggcattgcatttgaaactgcaagtggtcaatcttaatacgcagaaacgaaaaaaagtcaacactagaaaagcattttgtcatttttaaatgcagctttagattagaaagttgctgtagacagtgtagagactatcagtatagcgtttttcaaaatgaggtcaaaatttaaacgttttaggtcaaaataaggtcaaaatttgcaaattttaaggtcaaaatttaaactttttaggtcaaaaaactggttgccctagtgatcagtatttataaatttgttaatTGCATCAAACCAAACTTAACTCGGTTCTGCAGACCCTTTTGGAGAGATCGCAGTAGAACAAGAGCGGCACCACGCGGTCATGGACATCTTAGGACAATTGGAAATAGTCCAAGTCTGGTAGTTTGCAATAAGATTTTATGGAGAAAGAAAATATTAGCCATTCGAACAACGCTTTGTATAAAAAAAGGAAACGATAGCTATTGCCATAATGCTTTGAAAGGATTATAGTGGTTCAAGTTTTAGCGAGAAACTATACTAATCCTTGCAAAGACAAAAGAACATTTGAAAGCTATActtaagaaacaaaacatttcgcGTTTTGATGAAGGTCACCCAAGAACGTTAGGATTCAGTGCACTCCAAATGCATTCAATTCGAGTCAGTTGTGGcttgtttgttttcagaatCTAGAGGAATGAAGCGAAGACAATTAGAGTAGTCTTTATGAAAAGAAAGGAACAACAGCTATTGCCAAAACGCtttcaaaagattttgtcGGTTCAAGCCAATGCTGAAACACAGCATGGGATAAAGTAATATTGGGCCAATGTCAAATCAGTgcagaaagcaaacaatagaAAGCTGGTCTTTATATACAAGAAATTCCGAGCCTTTCCATATCAGGTTATGGCGAAGTGTGTTGATCGCAGAAATTGA
The Clavelina lepadiformis chromosome 4, kaClaLepa1.1, whole genome shotgun sequence DNA segment above includes these coding regions:
- the LOC143452121 gene encoding uncharacterized protein LOC143452121, which gives rise to MLTINEILNRVRDELQIPVEPIKVCIKPAKVSDKMLTDKIQYRLEKKKQRYPQISFDFFNFIGGFEIGRYTGIQLLHFMLSLLCDGHVRRNGNCVLFNVNQETAFAILVYVDDKTLEMVVSSDKSSPIGHLFPKLYDDKTCEKFPNDLQEAKSLRSELSQKFENFMGKKFSETLLCPFSSAFLGVFLDICRAYFYVNPYHNKQKELLQALLPACVKLAIDSQQSGKLQDVLHYQNLETAKDIILGSIKHDADDSFAEIDIQKTIEALKSFYEIPFPSQLSETSTS